A portion of the Chromobacterium sp. IIBBL 290-4 genome contains these proteins:
- a CDS encoding gamma carbonic anhydrase family protein: MKSNIRPYDGHHPVIADDCYIDPAAVVIGEVELAAGASVWPCAVIRGDVNHIRIGKNSNVQDFAMLHVSHKTEADPQGAPLIIGEHVTIGHHVTLHGCTIGDEVLIGIGSIVLDRVVIEDKVLIGAGSLVPPGKRLESGFLYLGNPVKQARPLSDKELAYFKYSAEHYTRVADKHKANLEG; the protein is encoded by the coding sequence ATGAAAAGCAATATCCGCCCCTACGACGGCCATCACCCGGTCATCGCCGACGATTGTTACATCGACCCCGCCGCCGTGGTGATAGGCGAAGTCGAGCTCGCGGCCGGCGCCTCGGTGTGGCCTTGCGCGGTGATCCGCGGCGACGTGAACCATATCCGCATCGGCAAGAACAGCAATGTGCAGGATTTCGCCATGCTGCACGTCAGCCACAAGACCGAGGCCGACCCGCAAGGCGCGCCGCTGATCATAGGCGAGCACGTCACCATCGGCCACCACGTGACGCTGCATGGCTGCACCATAGGCGACGAGGTGCTGATCGGCATCGGCAGCATCGTGCTGGACCGCGTGGTGATCGAGGACAAGGTGTTGATCGGCGCCGGCAGCCTGGTGCCGCCGGGCAAGCGGCTGGAATCCGGCTTCCTGTATCTGGGCAATCCGGTCAAGCAAGCCCGGCCGCTGAGCGACAAAGAACTGGCGTATTTCAAATATTCGGCCGAGCACTACACCCGCGTCGCGGACAAGCACAAAGCCAATCTGGAAGGGTAA
- a CDS encoding RDD family protein, with amino-acid sequence MIDSDDELEYVGFWARVAACLVDTVLLVVVSAPLLWLLTDGGASSFDNWTEIALGNSKTDHIADFMINYVLPAVAVILFWIYKSATPGKMMLGAIVVDADSGGPLTPGQAVLRYLGYYLSLIPFALGLIWVGLDARKQGWHDKLARTVVVRRKPAAVAFRRR; translated from the coding sequence ATGATAGACAGCGACGATGAGCTGGAATATGTCGGTTTCTGGGCCAGGGTGGCCGCCTGCCTGGTGGATACCGTGCTGCTGGTCGTGGTATCCGCGCCGCTGCTGTGGCTGCTGACCGACGGCGGCGCCAGCAGCTTCGACAACTGGACCGAAATCGCCCTCGGCAACAGCAAAACCGACCATATCGCCGACTTCATGATCAACTATGTGTTGCCGGCGGTGGCGGTGATCCTGTTCTGGATCTACAAAAGCGCCACGCCGGGCAAGATGATGCTGGGCGCGATAGTGGTGGATGCCGACAGCGGCGGCCCGCTGACGCCGGGCCAGGCCGTGCTGCGCTACCTGGGCTATTACCTTTCCCTCATTCCCTTTGCCCTGGGACTAATCTGGGTGGGCCTGGACGCGCGCAAGCAGGGCTGGCACGACAAGCTGGCCCGCACCGTGGTGGTGCGGCGCAAGCCGGCGGCGGTGGCCTTCCGCCGCCGCTAA
- a CDS encoding methyl-accepting chemotaxis protein, which yields MSLIKRLWLTILFTLASLALVMAVTSQQLYSFTHHVDRYSSAQQLSANLQQLKAVALSFARADPLLPDTGKRLAEAQSRAAALQRDIEAVLPGGDRQLFSQAMSQHWLSYARNLESALHIAETAPQDALSIPEQAYQNELVPLTLEIDRQLAKREGELAQEKAELARSLTWLAPLILGPMALASVLVVLIQLTLARRLKRHLSAMALAADALSEGNLEVRLPDGGGDELAHASSRINRFLERLAGLLDEVRLHAGDNLRDSQRLQLLTRQSADASQQQIGKSRLCNDAAGEIANHAEQMALHIEAALDHSRGAGVATGQARALGEYHAEAMRLLAERIELATREMRELSQAVGDIAQSSSLIRDVAEQTNLLALNAAIEAARAGESGRGFAVVADEVRKLAESTAKATGAIFGSLQKMERAKGALGEALLAAGAASGESLSSQQSLAQALGLVDEALGGLGDLMDDIGAARELQARAGGSIRQHGHELASLAVDIESQMEEAEPLMLQLANSASGLGGALAWFRLPAGERPAATGQGRTQARALAAV from the coding sequence ATGTCTCTGATCAAACGCCTGTGGCTGACCATTCTGTTTACTTTGGCCAGTCTGGCGCTGGTGATGGCAGTCACCAGCCAGCAGTTGTACTCCTTCACCCATCATGTCGATCGCTACAGCAGCGCGCAGCAGTTGTCGGCCAATTTGCAGCAGCTCAAGGCGGTGGCCTTGTCGTTTGCCCGCGCCGACCCGCTGCTGCCGGATACCGGCAAGCGATTGGCCGAGGCCCAAAGCCGCGCCGCGGCCTTGCAGCGCGACATCGAGGCGGTGCTGCCTGGCGGCGATCGCCAGCTATTCAGCCAGGCGATGAGCCAACATTGGCTGAGTTACGCCCGCAATCTGGAAAGCGCCCTGCATATCGCCGAAACGGCGCCGCAGGACGCGTTGTCCATTCCGGAGCAGGCTTATCAGAACGAACTGGTGCCGCTGACCCTGGAGATAGACAGGCAGCTGGCGAAACGCGAAGGCGAGCTGGCGCAAGAGAAGGCCGAGCTGGCCCGCTCCTTGACCTGGCTGGCGCCCTTGATCCTGGGGCCGATGGCGCTGGCCAGCGTGCTGGTGGTGCTGATCCAGCTGACGCTGGCGCGGCGCTTGAAGCGCCACCTGTCGGCGATGGCGCTGGCGGCGGACGCCTTGAGCGAAGGCAATCTGGAGGTGAGGCTGCCGGATGGCGGCGGCGATGAGCTGGCGCATGCCTCCTCGCGCATCAACCGTTTCCTGGAAAGGCTGGCCGGCTTGCTGGACGAAGTGCGGCTGCATGCCGGCGACAATCTGCGCGACAGCCAGCGCTTGCAGCTGTTGACGCGGCAAAGCGCCGACGCCAGCCAGCAGCAAATCGGCAAGAGCCGGCTGTGCAACGACGCCGCCGGCGAAATCGCCAATCATGCCGAGCAGATGGCGCTGCACATCGAGGCGGCGCTGGACCATTCGCGCGGCGCGGGCGTGGCGACGGGGCAGGCCAGGGCCTTGGGGGAATACCACGCCGAAGCCATGCGCTTGCTGGCGGAAAGAATAGAGCTGGCCACGCGCGAGATGCGCGAGCTGAGCCAGGCGGTGGGCGACATCGCGCAGAGCAGCTCGCTGATCCGCGACGTGGCGGAGCAGACCAATCTATTGGCGCTCAACGCCGCCATCGAGGCGGCGCGGGCCGGCGAGTCCGGCCGCGGTTTCGCCGTGGTGGCGGACGAGGTGCGCAAGCTGGCGGAAAGCACGGCCAAGGCGACCGGCGCGATTTTCGGCAGCCTGCAAAAGATGGAGCGGGCTAAGGGCGCACTGGGCGAAGCCTTGCTGGCGGCGGGCGCGGCCAGCGGCGAGAGCCTGTCTTCACAGCAGTCTCTGGCCCAGGCCCTGGGCTTGGTGGACGAGGCGCTGGGCGGCTTGGGCGATTTGATGGACGACATCGGCGCGGCCCGAGAGCTGCAGGCCCGAGCCGGCGGCAGCATCCGCCAGCACGGCCACGAACTGGCCAGCCTGGCGGTGGACATCGAAAGCCAGATGGAAGAGGCCGAACCGCTGATGCTGCAATTGGCGAATTCGGCCAGCGGTCTGGGGGGCGCGCTGGCGTGGTTCCGGCTGCCGGCGGGCGAGCGTCCGGCGGCGACCGGCCAAGGGCGGACGCAAGCGCGCGCGCTGGCCGCGGTTTGA